A segment of the ANME-2 cluster archaeon genome:
TACACATGGCCCCCGGAACCGGTACGGTTGATTTGTCAGTGATAAGCGAATTGGGATGTGGCGGGATACACAACCTGGAAGTTTTTTCAATAGAAGATGTGATTTCCGGGAGAGAGAGACTGCTCGCGCTGTAGATTCTTATTCTATTTTTGCTGATTGCGGAGCGAACTGGACCCCCATTCCGGATTCCAGGGCGGTTATGATTTTCCGGTTATCACCAATATAAAGTACAATAATCTCTTCTGAATTGAAGAAATGTGGCGTCCCGGTCCAGCGCATTCGGGTATTGTTTATTAATTGGGCATCAGGGGAAACCAGGGCCATATCATTCCTTGCTGCAGTGACATTAGAATAATCGAAAACGTACACCAATTCCCCATTTAACGTGAGGTTCATGCTCCTTACCGAGAAAAATGGCTGTCTGCTGATACCCAGGGTCTTGATTTCAATATCTTCTGACTTCAAGTGGTTTATCAGGCTCGCGTAGCCGATTATGAATTTTGCATCATCTTCGGTCACAGGTTCTTTTTCATAGAACAGACATCCGGATGATAGGACTATTACAACCAGGAAAATAGATAATAACAGTACCTTTTTCATAATCAACTCCCGACCTTGCCACAAATGTGAGTGGATTCATGGGTAATATGTTTATCGGGATGATTCGTATTTATCTAATTATTATTATCATCATTATTATTATAACTCGTCACGGATTATTGTATCTCACGTTCCATTCTTTGTACGCTTTTTTCATTGCCCGTCTCATTGGCAATTGTTTCATGAGCGAGAGAAGATGTGTCATTGGGAAACCCGACCAATGTATTTCAGTTAGATGAGAAAATATCCTGGAGAGACTCAACAGTTTAAGGGATGTTTCATAATATTTCTTCTCTCTTGCAAAAGGTGTCATTCCAGGGTCAGGATGCTCGAAGACTGCATTAACACCTGTATAGTATTCCCACCCCCTGTCTTTGATTAAATGAGGTTCGTACTCATCATACAATTCTGTGCCCGGTAAAGGAGTTAATAGCACGGGATGAACGGCTACACCAAGTCTTTTTGCCAGTTCGAGGGCTGTGTCAAAATCTTCACGTTTATCCTGTCGTCCGCCCATTACGACAAAAAGGACACCATCAATTCCATATGATTTTATCTTTCTAATGGCATCTTCCCTGTTACGTCCCTGTTTGGTTCCAGCATGGTAATTATCAAGCACATCACAAGATGATGTTTCCCACCCCACCCATACTGAAAACAGCCCACTTGCCCTGGCAGCCATTAACATTTCATCTCCTTTAGAAGACTGGGGTGCATGCAGGTCACCGAAGCCGTACCACTTTTTTTTGCTGCCCTTTGAAAGAGCTGTAAACAGTTTAATGGACCGTTCAACATCTCCACCCCAAATGTTGTCGTCACCATTGAAATATACCTTGCCGGTATGATTTTCAACTTCTTCCACTACCTCATGGATTGGACGGTAACGAATGGTATCGCCAAAGAATTTCCTGACTGAACAAAATGAGCATCTGTACGGGCACCCCCTTGCGGTAAAGACCGCTCTGAACCGGTATGGATTGTGGTCAAAAGAAGTATAGGGCATGGGCATATTGTCGAGGGGAAGTCTTTCACCGTGAAAAAATGGTTTCAGAATACCATGTGCAGCATCATTGAGCACCTGTGGCCAGACAGATTCTGCCTCACCCTCAATAACAGAATAAGCATGTTCCTTAGCTTCAAAAGGAAGAGCCTTAGGGTGTATTCCTCCC
Coding sequences within it:
- a CDS encoding radical SAM protein, with amino-acid sequence PEDIDADLICLSSMTATITWCYRLGDLLRQMGKKVVLGGIHPKALPFEAKEHAYSVIEGEAESVWPQVLNDAAHGILKPFFHGERLPLDNMPMPYTSFDHNPYRFRAVFTARGCPYRCSFCSVRKFFGDTIRYRPIHEVVEEVENHTGKVYFNGDDNIWGGDVERSIKLFTALSKGSKKKWYGFGDLHAPQSSKGDEMLMAARASGLFSVWVGWETSSCDVLDNYHAGTKQGRNREDAIRKIKSYGIDGVLFVVMGGRQDKREDFDTALELAKRLGVAVHPVLLTPLPGTELYDEYEPHLIKDRGWEYYTGVNAVFEHPDPGMTPFAREKKYYETSLKLLSLSRIFSHLTEIHWSGFPMTHLLSLMKQLPMRRAMKKAYKEWNVRYNNP
- a CDS encoding sugar phosphate isomerase/epimerase, with protein sequence DSGLVRAFMKRVREWVVHVHVHDNMGVWTGEYDGDIHMAPGTGTVDLSVISELGCGGIHNLEVFSIEDVISGRERLLAL